A window from Candidatus Arthromitus sp. SFB-rat-Yit encodes these proteins:
- the addA gene encoding helicase-exonuclease AddAB subunit AddA: protein MNFSKNQKNVIELINGDLLVAASAGSGKTAVLVQRIINLILNYNVSMNEILVITFTNAAAAEMKDRIVKALEESINDENKYILEAQLMMINNCNIQTFHSFCLDILKNNYYKLNLGSNFKIVKDSQRKMMIENALDDTFDFYYENEDKEFLNIVNIYGGKYSDSKLREIIISIYKFIQNMVDCDEFIKRSISVYELKNNEDVFSSEIGKVLRSRLIEKSIFYKEQLSDFMIGIPSDEKIYNVIENDISIIDSLLDKINSCYEDVYNYIHNIKFLRLPKLSEYYKEIRGGLKDFIESLKKSIFIVDEDALKLQISDVKNIVIKLFEVVCDFRDKFLSKKLSKDFIDFNDMEHLTIKLLNDSTICNYYKNKFKYIFIDEYQDTNYIQEYIINKIKSDHNVFMVGDIKQSIYGFRGAKVDLFNKKYTNFKKVDDITYIDTNENKILLYDNYRSRNEVINFINFIFKNIMVKGISNIEYTPEEYLNCSSNYETIKNENENFEGEVTLSIIVNDDEDSEKNVEADEIECNLIIDYINKLINSEDKVYKIYDKNINTYRKVEYRDIVILIRNINGSYISKLLHEKLKECDIPSYFDGGSQFFDRIEVITVMSLLKIINNPIDDVDILTVLKSEIFNFSNNDLVYIRYINNNDYLYNNIKYILSLNFGHEDKVFLNDGFSITYDKFKTLYDKCMFFLNKINEYREKSLFMKIDEFIWFIYKDSKYYFLLSSMEDGLDKQANLRIIFNKAKEFRSSSFSGLFNFIEYLNYSNKVGDDTLVPKNISENENVVRIMSVHKSKGLEFPIVILCNTSGRFNFKDLMSSMILHDDFGIGLNHMDYNLNLETELFMKNIMKEDHKYKIISEELRILYVALTRAKEKLFITGTYNSDKDFKRVEDIHKCRSYLDFLCNSLMKHKDGEVILNYPCNVLSYNDLNERKFKINIYNRTNFTKHKKNENVDKNIKLEDIINEDSSSYDYINDIFNFKYDYDDAINMPINLSVSEILSYDEEGRLNINFKVPKFIDDIKNEEVYTSLDIGNLYHFFMQNISLKSNIDYEYLESEVNRMLDSEMISFEDVKYLNIHKVLKFFESNLGKRVIECFNKNRENVYREFEFLMNHRIDKINENNDLRIQGIIDLFFFDGDKIVLVDYKTDKNIFNDNKVIPNRYKEQLYYYKIALNKIFNVDVSESYIYSFENNKAFKV from the coding sequence GTGAATTTTAGTAAAAATCAGAAAAATGTTATTGAGTTAATTAATGGAGATTTGCTCGTGGCAGCATCAGCAGGATCAGGTAAAACAGCGGTTTTAGTTCAAAGGATAATAAATTTAATATTAAATTACAATGTATCTATGAATGAAATTTTAGTAATTACATTTACAAATGCTGCAGCAGCTGAAATGAAGGATAGGATTGTAAAAGCTTTAGAAGAGAGTATAAATGATGAAAATAAATACATATTAGAAGCACAACTAATGATGATAAATAATTGTAATATTCAAACTTTTCACTCTTTTTGTTTAGATATTTTAAAAAATAATTATTACAAATTAAATTTGGGGTCAAATTTTAAAATAGTTAAAGATAGTCAAAGAAAGATGATGATCGAAAATGCACTTGATGATACATTTGATTTTTATTATGAAAATGAGGACAAGGAGTTTTTAAATATTGTAAATATATATGGTGGAAAATATTCAGACTCAAAACTTAGAGAGATAATTATATCTATTTATAAATTTATACAAAATATGGTTGATTGTGATGAATTTATTAAAAGAAGTATAAGCGTGTATGAACTAAAAAATAATGAAGATGTATTTTCAAGTGAAATAGGTAAGGTGCTACGTTCAAGGTTAATAGAAAAAAGTATATTTTATAAAGAACAATTAAGCGATTTTATGATAGGAATACCGAGTGATGAAAAAATTTATAACGTTATAGAGAATGATATATCTATAATTGATTCACTTTTAGATAAAATAAATTCTTGCTATGAAGATGTATACAATTATATTCATAATATTAAATTTTTGAGACTTCCTAAATTAAGTGAGTATTATAAGGAAATAAGGGGAGGATTAAAAGATTTTATAGAGTCATTAAAGAAAAGTATATTTATTGTGGATGAGGATGCTTTAAAATTACAAATAAGTGATGTGAAAAATATAGTCATCAAGTTATTTGAAGTTGTGTGTGATTTTAGGGATAAGTTTTTATCTAAAAAATTATCTAAAGATTTTATAGATTTCAATGATATGGAGCATTTAACGATTAAACTTTTAAATGACTCAACTATATGTAATTATTATAAAAATAAATTTAAGTATATTTTTATAGATGAATATCAAGATACGAATTACATACAAGAATACATAATTAATAAAATAAAAAGTGATCATAATGTATTTATGGTAGGAGATATCAAGCAAAGTATTTATGGATTTAGGGGTGCAAAGGTAGATTTGTTTAATAAAAAATATACTAATTTCAAAAAGGTAGATGATATAACTTATATAGATACAAATGAAAACAAGATATTATTGTATGATAATTATAGAAGTAGGAATGAAGTAATTAATTTTATTAATTTTATATTTAAAAATATTATGGTAAAAGGTATAAGCAATATAGAGTATACACCTGAGGAGTACCTAAATTGTTCGAGTAATTATGAAACTATAAAAAATGAGAATGAAAATTTTGAAGGAGAGGTTACTCTTTCAATTATAGTAAATGATGATGAAGATTCAGAAAAAAATGTAGAAGCAGATGAGATAGAGTGCAATTTAATTATTGATTATATAAATAAGCTTATTAATTCTGAAGATAAGGTATATAAAATTTATGATAAAAACATTAATACATATAGAAAAGTTGAGTATAGAGATATTGTAATTTTGATAAGGAATATAAATGGTTCTTATATATCAAAATTATTACATGAAAAGCTTAAGGAATGTGATATACCTTCATATTTTGATGGAGGAAGTCAATTTTTTGATCGTATTGAAGTGATAACAGTAATGAGTTTACTTAAAATCATTAATAATCCAATTGATGATGTTGATATACTTACAGTTCTTAAGAGTGAGATATTTAATTTTTCAAATAATGATTTGGTTTATATAAGGTATATAAATAATAACGATTATTTATATAACAATATTAAATATATTTTAAGTTTAAATTTTGGACATGAAGATAAGGTGTTTTTAAATGATGGATTTTCAATAACTTATGATAAATTTAAAACTCTTTATGATAAGTGTATGTTTTTTTTAAACAAGATAAATGAATATAGAGAGAAGTCTTTGTTTATGAAAATTGATGAGTTTATTTGGTTTATATATAAAGATAGCAAGTATTATTTTTTGTTATCTAGTATGGAAGATGGATTAGATAAGCAAGCTAATTTAAGAATTATATTTAATAAAGCAAAAGAATTTAGATCATCAAGCTTTTCTGGATTATTTAATTTTATAGAGTATTTGAATTATTCAAATAAGGTTGGGGATGATACGCTTGTTCCTAAAAATATATCTGAAAATGAGAATGTTGTACGTATAATGAGTGTTCATAAAAGTAAGGGACTTGAATTTCCTATTGTAATACTTTGTAATACATCAGGGAGGTTTAATTTTAAAGATTTAATGTCATCTATGATATTGCATGATGATTTTGGAATTGGATTAAATCATATGGATTATAATTTGAATTTAGAAACAGAATTATTTATGAAAAATATCATGAAAGAAGATCATAAATACAAAATTATTTCAGAAGAACTTAGAATATTGTATGTAGCTTTGACAAGAGCTAAGGAAAAATTATTTATAACAGGTACATATAATTCAGATAAGGATTTTAAAAGGGTAGAGGATATTCATAAATGCAGGAGTTATTTGGATTTTTTGTGCAATTCACTTATGAAACATAAAGATGGAGAGGTTATTTTAAATTATCCTTGTAATGTATTATCTTATAACGATTTAAATGAGAGGAAATTTAAAATTAATATATACAATAGAACAAACTTTACTAAGCACAAGAAGAATGAAAATGTAGATAAAAATATAAAATTAGAGGATATTATAAATGAGGATTCATCTAGTTATGATTACATAAATGATATTTTTAATTTTAAGTATGATTATGATGATGCAATTAATATGCCAATTAATTTATCTGTATCTGAGATATTATCATATGATGAGGAAGGGCGATTGAATATAAATTTTAAGGTTCCTAAATTTATTGATGATATCAAGAATGAAGAGGTATATACATCTTTGGACATAGGAAATTTATATCATTTTTTTATGCAAAACATATCTTTAAAATCAAATATAGATTATGAGTATTTAGAGAGTGAAGTAAATCGTATGCTTGATTCTGAAATGATTTCTTTTGAAGATGTTAAGTATTTAAATATACATAAAGTATTGAAATTTTTTGAAAGTAATTTGGGAAAAAGAGTTATAGAGTGTTTTAATAAAAATAGAGAAAATGTTTATAGAGAATTTGAATTTTTGATGAATCATAGGATAGATAAAATAAATGAAAATAATGATTTAAGAATTCAAGGCATAATTGATTTGTTTTTCTTTGATGGGGATAAAATAGTTTTAGTTGATTATAAAACAGATAAAAATATATTTAATGATAACAAAGTTATTCCAAATAGATATAAGGAACAACTTTATTATTATAAAATTGCACTTAATAAAATATTTAATGTAGATGTTTCTGAAAGTTATATTTATTCTTTTGAGAACAATAAGGCTTTCAAGGTTTAA